The genomic region TCCAGGCCCTCGGCCACGACGGCCTCGGTCGGCGCCTGCGCGCCACCGGCGATCAGCTCGACGACGTTCTCGGTGGCCTCCGCCTCGACCATCATGATCGCCACGTCACCGTCCTCGAGCACGCGCCCGGCGACGACCATGTCGAACACCGCACCCTCGAGCTGCTTGACGGTCGGGAACGCCACCCAGGTCCCGTCGATCAGGGCGATGCGCACGCCGCCGATCGGACCGGAGAACGGCAGACCGGCCAGCTGGGTGGACGCCGACGCGGCGTTGATCGCGAGCACGTCGTAGAGGTCCTGGGGATCCAGCGACAGCACGGTCACCACGATCTGGATCTCGTTGCGCAGACCGTCGACGAACGACGGGCGCAGCGGCCGGTCGATCAGGCGGCAGGTCAGGATCGCGTCGGTGGAGGGACGGCCCTCACGACGGAAGAACGAGCCGGGGATCCGGCCCGCGGCGTACATCCGCTCCTCGACGTCGACCGTCAGCGGGAAGAAGTCGAAGTGGTCCTTGGGGGACTTGCTGGCGGTGGTGGCGCTCAGCAGCATCGTCTCGTCATCGAGATAGGCGACGGCGGAGCCGGCGGCCTGCTGGGCGAGTCGCCCGGTCTCGAAGCGGACGGTACGGGTGCCGAAGCTCCCGTTGTCGATCACGGCGGTCGATTCGTACACGCCGTCTTCAATCTCAACTACAGACATGGGTCGTCCGTATGGCCTCTCTGGGTTCAGTGTTGTCCACTGTTCAGCTGTTTTCGCGACGTCACAGCGTGTGAACCACCGACCTCAATGCGGCTACGGCCATCGATCGAAGCGGCCGGAATCGTTTCCGGCAGCCACTACCGAAGACCGCGCGATCAAGCGGGTCCAGTTGTCATGACGCGCTGGGAACGGTGCTTGCGGGACTGCAAAGACCGCACCCGGGGTCGTTGGGTGCCGAGAAATCAGCATCCGAACTTGACCATCGTACTCTGCGACGAGTACGCGAAAGAAATCCCGGCGCGCACGGCGCGCCGGGCGACATCAGCGACGCAGGCCGAGCCGCTCGATCAGCGAGCGGTAACGCTGCACGTCAACCTGGGCGACGTACTTGAGCAGCCGGCGCCGACGACCCACCAGCAGCAGCAGACCGCGCCGCGAGTGATGGTCGTGCTTGTGCACCTTCAGGTGCTCGGTCAGGTCCTGGATCCGACGGGTCAGCAGGGCGACCTGAGCCTCCGGCGAACCGGTGTCGGTCTCGTGCAGGCCGTACTCGGCCAGGATCGCCTTCTTCTGCTCGGCAGTAAGCGCCACGGAAATCACTCCATCTTTCAGTCCGCGAACAATTTCGGAAAGTGGGGCTCATCGGAGCCTCCCGATCGGCGTGGCCACCGCGAACTGCAGCCCACGCCAGGTCGGCAGGAAGTTTAACAGTGGGGTCGGTCCACGACGAAATCGGACGAAAATCGGACGAAATCGGACGAAACCGTCAGTCCGTCAGCACCGCGCGGGCGTGTTCGGTGTCACGGCCCATCTGCGCGATCAGGTCGTCGACGCTGTCGAACTTCTCCATCCCGCGCAGGCGGGCGACGAAGTCGACGGCGACGTGCTGGCCGTACAGGTCGGCCTCGGCGTCGAGGACGAACGCCTCGACGGTGCGGGTGCGACCGGAGAACGTGGGGTTGGTGCCCACCGACACCGCCGCCTTGTACCGCTGGCCGGGGACGACGCTGCCGGTGATCGGGCCGTGGCCGAGCACGGTGAACCACGCCGCGTACACGCCGTCGGCGGGGATCGCCGAGTACATCGGCGGCGCCACGTTGGCGGTCGGGAACCCCAGCCCGCGGCCGCGGCCGTCGCCGCGCACCACCACACCCTCGACGCGGTGCGGACGGCCCAGCGCCTCGGCGGCGGCGACGACGTCGCCGGCGTCGACGCAGGACCGGATGTAGGTCGCCGAGAACGTGACGGTCTCGTGCTGGTGGTGTTCGGTGACCAGCGACATCGCCTCGACGTGGAAACCGAACCGCTCCCCGGCCTGGCGGAGCAGCTCCACGTTGCCCGCCGCCTTCTTACCGAAGGTGAAGTTCTCCCCCACCACGACCTCGACCACGTGCAGGCGTTCGACCAGCAGCTCGTGGATGTAGCGCTCGGGTGAGAGCTTCATGAAGTCGGCGGTGAACGGAATCACCAGGAACACGTCGATGCCGAGCTCCTCGACGAGCTCGGCGCGCCGGGTCAGCGTGGTCAGCTGGGCCGGGTGGCTGCCCGGGAACACGACCTCCTTGGGGTGCGGGTCGAAGGTCATCAGCACCGTCGGCACCCCGCGGGTCCGGCCGGACTTCACCGCGTGGTTGATCAGCTCCTGGTGGCCGCGGTGCACGCCGTCGAAGACGCCGATCGTGACTACGCAACGGCCCCAGTCGGTCGGAATGTCGTCTTGTCCGCGCCAGCGCTGCACGCCTGTAAGCGTACGGCGCGAGGTGGCGGCCGCGGGTCGCTGGCCACCCCGATTAGGTGACCTTTGCCTAAACTCTGTAGCTGTGACTTCGGCCGGCGACGCGCGTGACCTGACAACGGTCGCGCAGGACTACCTCAAGGTCATCTGGACCGTCCAGGAGTGGTCGCTGGAGAAGATCAGCACCAAGCTGCTGGCCGAGAAACTCGGGGTGTCCGCCAGCACCGCCTCGGAGTCGATCCGCAAGCTCGCCGACCAGGGTCTGGTGAACCACGAGAAGTACGGCGCGGTCACCCTCACCGAGGAGGGCCGGCGCGCGGCGCTGGCGATGGTGCGCCGGCACCGGCTGATGGAGACGTTCCTGGTCCGCGAGCTGGGCTACAGCTGGGACGAGGTGCACGACGAGGCCGAGGTGCTCGAGCACGCGGTGTCGGACCGGATGCTCGACCGCATCGACGCCAAGCTGGGCTATCCGACCCGCGACCCGCACGGCGACCCGATCCCGGCCCGCGACGGTCGCGTCCCCACCCCCGACGCGCGGCAACTGTCGGTGTGCAACGACGGCGACACCGGCACCATCGCGCGGATCTCCGACGCCGACCCCGAGATGCTGCGCTACTTCGACAGCGTGGGGATCAGCCTGGACTCCCGGCTGGAGGTGCTGGCCCGGCGTGACTTCGCGGGCATGATCTCGGTGGCGGTCAAACCCGCCGACGCCGACGACGACGATCCGGCCACCACGGTGGATCTGGGAAGCCCTGCGGCCGAGGCGATCTGGGTCGTCGCCGGCTGAAGGCCCGCAGCACCTACAGGGTGGCCGGGCGCAGCACCACCACGGACCTGGTGCGTTTCGGCCCGTCCTCCAACAGCGCGATGACCCGGCCGTCGGGCGCGGTCGCGGCGTAGACGCCCTCGATGCCCGCCGGGGTCAGCGGCCTGCCGTGGCGGGTGTGTTCAACCTCGGCGTCGGTGAGGTCGCGGCGCGGGAACGCCTGCAGGCACGCCTCGTCGAGGCTGTAGGACAGCCGCGGCGCCTCGGCGAGCTCCTCGAGGGTGCGGGCCTCGTCGAGCCCGAACCGTCCCACCCGGGTGCGGCGCAGCGCGGTCAGGTGGCCCCCGACGCCCAGGGCGGCGCCGACGTCGCGGGCCAGCGCCCGGACGTAGGTGCCGCTGGAGCAGTCCACCTCGACGTCGACGTCGATCAGCCCGTCGCACCGGCGGATCGCGCGCACGTCGAACCGGTCGACACGGATGCGGCGGGGTTTGAGCTCCACGGTCTGGCCTTCGCGGGCCAGCTTGTAGGCGCGCTGCCCGTCGACCTTGATCGCGCTGACCGCCGACGGGATCTGGTCGATCTCGCCGCGCAGGGCCGCGACGGCGGCCTCGATCTGGTCGTCGGTGACGCCGTCGGCCGGGGTGGTCTGCAGGATCTCGCCCTCGGCGTCCTCGGTGCTGGTGGTCTGGCCGAGCCGGATGGTGGCGGTGTAGCTCTTGTCGGTCGCGGTGAGCAGCCCGAGGATCTTGGTGGCGCGTTCGACGCCGACGACGAGCACGCCGGTGGCCATCGGGTCCAGCGTTCCGGCGTGGCCCACCTTGCGGGTGCCGAAGAACCGCCGGCAGCGGCCGACGACGTCGTGACTCGTCATGCCCGCCGGTTTGTCGACGACGACCAGGCCCGGCTCGGTCATAGCACGATCGCGGTCAGCGCCAGCCCGTCGCGCACCGACCACCGGCCGGTGAGCCGCTCCAGCGGCGGGCCGTGCAGCGCCGACGGGTCGACGAGGATCCTGGACTCGAACCGTCCGGTGGTCCCGGAGTCGTCGACGTCGAACACGATGTGGGCGTCCTCGAAGCCGAGCCAGCGGCGCGTCAGCGGGAACCACGCCTTATAGGTGGCCTCCTTGGCGCAGAACAGGATTCGGTCCCAGTGCAGGCCGTCGGGCAGCTGCCGGAGCTCGGCGCGCTCGACGGGCAGGCTGATCGCGTCGAGCACCCCGTTGGGCAGCACGCCGTGCGGTTCGGCGTCGATACCGACCGAGCGGACCTCGGTGGCGCGGCCGACGACCGCGCCGCGGTAGCCCTCGCAGTGGGTGAGGCTGCCGACGATGCCGTCGGGCCAGCGCGGTTCGCCCTTCTCCCCCTTGAGGATCGGCACCGGTTCCACGCCGAGCGCACCGAGCGCCTGCCGCGCGCAGTACCGGACGGTGACGAACTCGTTGCGGCGCTTGGCCACCGACCGCGCGACCAGCGGCTCCTCCTCGGGCAGCGGCGCGAGTTGCGGTGGGTCGCTGTAGACCTCGGCCGCCGCGAGGCCCTGGGCGGTCGCGGGCAGCACACCGGACAGCAGTGAGGCGCTCACGGTCATCCGCGGCGCTCCCGGATCCGCTGCTGCATCTTGGCCGCGTTCTCCCGCATCTCCTGGGTGATCTCGAAGTGCCCGCCGAACTCGTTGAGGTAGCCGGGCGGGTACTGCGGGTCCGGCAGGATCTGCCGCAGCCACCGATACGGCTTGCGGCGCCGCCACTCTCGCGGATAGCCCACCGACACCTCTTCGAAGCGCACCCCGTCGTACCAGGTGGTGCGCGGGATATGCAGGTGCCCGTAGACCGAGCAGATCGCGTTGTAGCGGGTGTGCCAGTCCGCCGTCGCGGTGGTGCCGCACCACAGCGAGAACTCGGGGTAGAACATCGCGTCGCACGGTTCGCGCACCAGCGGGAAGTGGTTAACCAGCACCGTCGGCGTCATCCAGTCGAGGTCCTCGAGCCGCTTGCGGGTGTAGGCCACCCGCTCGCGGCACCACGCGTCGCGGGTGGCGTACGGCTCGGCGGACAACAGGAACTCGTCGGTGCCCACGACGTTGCGCTCCCGCGCCAGCGCCAGCCCCTCGGCCTTGGTCGAGGTCCCCGCGGGCAGGAACGTGTAGTCGTACAGCAAAAACATCGGGACGATGGTGGCCGGGCCGCCCTCCTCCGTCCACACCGGATACGGGTGCTCGGGGGTGATGATGCCCATCTCGTCGCACATGTTGACGAGGTAGTCGTAGCGGGCCTTGCCGAAGATCTGCATCGGATCGCGGTTGGTGGTCCACAGCTCGTGGTTGCCGGGGATCCAGATGACCTTGGCGAACCGCTTGCGCAGCAGATCAAGCGCCCAGCGGATCTCGTCGGTGCGTTCGGCGACGTCCCCGGCGACGATGAGCCAGTCGTCGGGGTGGCGGGATACAGCGATTCGGTCACCGGCTTGTTGCCGGTGTGACCCGTGTGCAGATCGCTGATCGCCCACAGGGTGGGGCGTCGGCCGTCGCGTGTCACAACCGACCAGCCTACTGAACCCGGTGCCGACCGCTCGCCCGGCAACTAGAACAGGTTCTCGTTTGGGCTTCGTCCTGATCCGTCGGACCGCTACACTCCCCGCAGGGTCGGACCGACGAACAAAGGGGTGTGATGGTCGCCAGGCTTCGCTTGGTCTCGGTGCTCTGTGCGCTAGTCACCGCGGTGGTCGTGGTGTGGCAGTCCGATCCGGCTGGCACCGTGCGTGTCGACGCCAGCGACATCCCGATGACCAATGTCACGACGTCGATCAAGTGGCCGGTCATCGAGACCACCGACCCGGCGCCGTTCAATCCGTGCCGGGACATCCCGCTGGACTTCATCCAGTCCATCGGGCTGGCGTTCACCCCGCCGGTGCCCGAGGACCAGTTGCGCTGCAAGTACGACGCGGGCAACTACCAGATGGCGGTCGAGGCGATCGTGTGGCGCACCTACGAGCAGACGCTGCCGCCCGACGCGGTCGAACTCGACATCGACGGCCACCGCGCCGCCCAGTGGTGGATCATGAAGCCCACCGACTGGAACAACCGCTGGTGGATCACCTGCATGATCGCGTTCGACACCAGCTACGGGGTGCTGCAGCAGTCGCTGTTCTACTCCCCCATCTACTCCGATCCCGATCCCGACTGCATGCAGACCAACCTGCAGCGGGCCCACGAGCTGATCCCGCACTACATCTTCTGATCAATCTTCAGATCTTCTGAGACAGGTCCGGTTGACGGCTGCGTAGCCTCGTCACGTGACCGCATCCTCCGTTGCCACCCCGCCGGCGGCCCCGTCGCCGGCCCGCCGGTTCGTCGGGCGCGCCGCGTCGCGGCTGCTGCGCCTGCCCGCCTATACGTCGGACTACACGGTGCGCCGGGTCCTGGTGCCGATGCGCGACGGTGTCGAACTGCGCGCCGACCACTACGCGCCGAGCACCCCGGAGCCGGCGGGCACGCTGCTGGTGCGCTGCCCGTACGGCCGCAGGTTCCCGTTCGCCGCGGTGTTCGGCGCCGTCTACGCCGCCCGCGGCTACCACGTGGTGCTGCAGAGCGTGCGCGGCACGTTCGGCTCCGGCGGTGAGTTCGAGCCGATGGTCAACGAGATCGCCGACGGTCACGACACCGTGGCCTGGCTGCGCACCCAGGACTGGTTCACCGGGTCGTTCGCCACGGTCGGGCTGTCGTATCTGGGGTTCGCCCAGTGGGCGCTGCTGACCGACCCGCCCCCGGAGATGGCAGCCGCGGTGATCACCGTCGGTCCGCACGACATCAGCGGACCGCGCTGGGGCACCGGCACTTTCGCACTCAGCGACTTCCTGGGCTGGAGCCATCTGGTGGCCAACCAGGAGGACCCCAACCGGCTACGGGCCCTTCTGCGCCAGGTCCGGTCGCGCCGACAGCTGGCCAAGGCGGTCAGCCAGGTGCCCGCCGGGGCGGCGGGCCGCGCGCTGCTGGGCGACGCCGCGCCGTGGTGGGAGTCCTGGCTGGAACACCCCGACCCCGACGACCCGTTCTGGGCGGCCATCAACCTGAGCCGCGCGCTGGAGGTCACCGAGATCCCGGTGCTGCTGGTCGGCGGCTGGCAGGACCTGTTCCTCGAGCAGACGGTCGCCCAGTACCGGCGGCTGCACGAGCGCGGGGTCGAGGTCGGGCTCACGATCGGGCCGTGGACGCACATGCACCTGATGACGAAGGCCGCGCCGACGGTGATCCGCGAGACGCTGGACTGGCTCGGCACCCACCTCGGCGG from Mycolicibacterium phlei harbors:
- the rpsO gene encoding 30S ribosomal protein S15; the protein is MALTAEQKKAILAEYGLHETDTGSPEAQVALLTRRIQDLTEHLKVHKHDHHSRRGLLLLVGRRRRLLKYVAQVDVQRYRSLIERLGLRR
- a CDS encoding bifunctional riboflavin kinase/FAD synthetase is translated as MQRWRGQDDIPTDWGRCVVTIGVFDGVHRGHQELINHAVKSGRTRGVPTVLMTFDPHPKEVVFPGSHPAQLTTLTRRAELVEELGIDVFLVIPFTADFMKLSPERYIHELLVERLHVVEVVVGENFTFGKKAAGNVELLRQAGERFGFHVEAMSLVTEHHQHETVTFSATYIRSCVDAGDVVAAAEALGRPHRVEGVVVRGDGRGRGLGFPTANVAPPMYSAIPADGVYAAWFTVLGHGPITGSVVPGQRYKAAVSVGTNPTFSGRTRTVEAFVLDAEADLYGQHVAVDFVARLRGMEKFDSVDDLIAQMGRDTEHARAVLTD
- the mntR gene encoding manganese-binding transcriptional regulator MntR — its product is MTSAGDARDLTTVAQDYLKVIWTVQEWSLEKISTKLLAEKLGVSASTASESIRKLADQGLVNHEKYGAVTLTEEGRRAALAMVRRHRLMETFLVRELGYSWDEVHDEAEVLEHAVSDRMLDRIDAKLGYPTRDPHGDPIPARDGRVPTPDARQLSVCNDGDTGTIARISDADPEMLRYFDSVGISLDSRLEVLARRDFAGMISVAVKPADADDDDPATTVDLGSPAAEAIWVVAG
- the truB gene encoding tRNA pseudouridine(55) synthase TruB, producing the protein MTEPGLVVVDKPAGMTSHDVVGRCRRFFGTRKVGHAGTLDPMATGVLVVGVERATKILGLLTATDKSYTATIRLGQTTSTEDAEGEILQTTPADGVTDDQIEAAVAALRGEIDQIPSAVSAIKVDGQRAYKLAREGQTVELKPRRIRVDRFDVRAIRRCDGLIDVDVEVDCSSGTYVRALARDVGAALGVGGHLTALRRTRVGRFGLDEARTLEELAEAPRLSYSLDEACLQAFPRRDLTDAEVEHTRHGRPLTPAGIEGVYAATAPDGRVIALLEDGPKRTRSVVVLRPATL
- the pptT gene encoding 4'-phosphopantetheinyl transferase PptT encodes the protein MTVSASLLSGVLPATAQGLAAAEVYSDPPQLAPLPEEEPLVARSVAKRRNEFVTVRYCARQALGALGVEPVPILKGEKGEPRWPDGIVGSLTHCEGYRGAVVGRATEVRSVGIDAEPHGVLPNGVLDAISLPVERAELRQLPDGLHWDRILFCAKEATYKAWFPLTRRWLGFEDAHIVFDVDDSGTTGRFESRILVDPSALHGPPLERLTGRWSVRDGLALTAIVL
- a CDS encoding CocE/NonD family hydrolase → MTASSVATPPAAPSPARRFVGRAASRLLRLPAYTSDYTVRRVLVPMRDGVELRADHYAPSTPEPAGTLLVRCPYGRRFPFAAVFGAVYAARGYHVVLQSVRGTFGSGGEFEPMVNEIADGHDTVAWLRTQDWFTGSFATVGLSYLGFAQWALLTDPPPEMAAAVITVGPHDISGPRWGTGTFALSDFLGWSHLVANQEDPNRLRALLRQVRSRRQLAKAVSQVPAGAAGRALLGDAAPWWESWLEHPDPDDPFWAAINLSRALEVTEIPVLLVGGWQDLFLEQTVAQYRRLHERGVEVGLTIGPWTHMHLMTKAAPTVIRETLDWLGTHLGGGPSRRRKPVRVFVNGRGWLELDEWPPAMPEVVRYLQPGGRLGDAVPPETAAPSSFTYNPADPTPTVGGRLLSPEAGYTRDDKLAQRPDVLSFTGDRLPTDLYVVGSPVLELAHSCDNPHNDLFVRISEVDAKGRSRNVSDGYVGAAPDSGTVRIELDPVAHRLRAGSRIRVLVAGGSHPRFARNLGSGEPLGTGRTLVPATHTVHLGDGASRLILPAGPQPPAG